The Helicobacter mustelae genome has a segment encoding these proteins:
- a CDS encoding DUF507 family protein — MKLKTTHVPYVANKIAIDIAGSNLLEVKTSLENIAKIAGEVLEEGIKKEMQIDAKAKQLIEENLENIEFMRADEKQLFWMIKRQIANDENFSLSWEDRYNELSHKLLDELILEGFIKVRVSENLVKNLIFKSIDLYAKVYEDVESAVFDKLKNYKRKLIVGTEEYELVFEKMYQEELKRRGF, encoded by the coding sequence ATGAAATTGAAAACAACTCATGTTCCTTATGTGGCCAATAAAATTGCCATTGACATTGCAGGTTCAAATCTTTTGGAGGTCAAAACTTCTCTAGAAAATATTGCAAAAATCGCTGGGGAGGTTTTGGAGGAGGGAATCAAAAAAGAAATGCAGATTGATGCAAAAGCAAAGCAGCTTATCGAGGAGAATCTAGAAAATATTGAGTTCATGCGCGCAGATGAAAAACAGCTTTTTTGGATGATTAAGCGCCAGATCGCCAATGATGAGAATTTTTCTCTCTCCTGGGAGGATCGCTATAATGAACTCTCTCATAAGCTCTTGGATGAATTGATCTTGGAGGGGTTTATCAAAGTAAGGGTGAGTGAAAATCTTGTGAAAAATCTCATCTTCAAATCCATTGACCTGTATGCCAAGGTGTATGAAGATGTCGAAAGTGCAGTATTTGATAAGTTAAAAAATTATAAGCGAAAATTGATTGTGGGCACAGAGGAATATGAGCTCGTCTTTGAGAAGATGTATCAAGAGGAACTAAAGAGAAGAGGTTTTTAG